The Silene latifolia isolate original U9 population chromosome X, ASM4854445v1, whole genome shotgun sequence genome contains the following window.
ccGTCATCGGTCTTTTAATGAATTAGGCGGATAATATTCGTAGGGCGCGTTTTCCACGCGTGTCAAGGTCGGGAGGATACTTTCCTGTTTCCTTGAATTTCAAAATGGATGTGTACCAGGGTTCGGTTTCACCTTCCTCGGTATCATTGATTACATTCACATAGGCAGGtgacgatcttcgttcgacacatattggcatactGTTTACGTGGCTAGGAATGTTGATCAAAGCAGCTAACTTTGACAATGCATCTGAAAATTGGTTTTCCTCTCTCGGGAGGTGAACATATCGAATGTCTTCAAAGTATTTTTCCAATTCTTCGATTCTGGTTTGATACGGGGCTAAACTTTGGCTCTTAATTTTCCATGACCCGCCCACTTGATTTATTACAAGGGACGAATCTCCATGAACTAGCAACTTCTTCACACCCAAGTCTAGAGCATTGCGTAAGCCGAGCAAACATGCTtcgtattcagcggcattgtttgTGACATTGAAATCCAGTTTGATGGACACGGGCACGTGTTCTCCTGTTAGCGAGATAAGGAGTATACCTACTCCATATCCCATatagtttgatgctccatcgaaatacaaATCCCATATGTCATTCTCGATGTGTACCACGttttcgtcgggaaatgaccaagtgtcgatAACTTCTGTTTGTTCGATTGGATTGTCAGCGAGGAAATCGGCAACcacccttccctttatcactttcaaGGGTACATATTTTAGATCGAATTCTGTTAACATGAGGGTCCATCACGACATTCTTCCATTTAgcactggtttttcaaacaagtacttgatCACATCCATTTTTGAGTAGACACTCACACTGTAGTTGAGCATGTAATGTCTTAATTTCTTCGTTGCCCAAACTAGGGTCACACACGTCTTTTCAAGAGGTGTGTACTTTACTTCATAGTCTAAAATATTTTTACTGATGTAGTAAATAACTTTTTCTTCTTTGTCAACTGTTTGGGCTAGCATAGCCCCCATTGCCGTATCTGTAACAGTTAGATATAGCGATAGTGGTAGCCCAGCCATTGGTGGGCTCAAAACTGGTGGAGAAGACAGTACTTCTTTTACTTTATCGAATGCAGCCTGACACTGGTCATCCCACATATCATGCTCACCGACCTTCAGTTTCTTAAAGatcggctcacaaatcatcgtcaaCTTCGCAACGAAATGGCTTATGTATTGAACTCTTCcgaggaaacctcgaatttcatCTCGGTCTCGGGATGGGGCATTTCTATAATGGCTTTGATCTTTTATAGGTCTACTTCGATttcacggtggctaacgatatgaCCCAATAATTTGCAAGAGGTGACCCCGAAAGAACGCTTTTGTggattcagtctcatgttgtAATTTCGCAATATTTGAAAGATTTTTCGTACTGCTCCAAGATAGCCGCTACGTTGTTTTGACTTGActatcatgtcgtcgacataaacttCAACTTCTTTGTGTATCATATCATATTGCAACATCGCTGCTGTTCTCTGGTACGTTGCCCCGACATTTATCAAACCGAAAGGCATTACCgtgtaacaataggttccccattgtaATGTGAATTTCGTCTTACTGATGTCTTTCTCGGCCGTCTTAATTTGATTGTAACCgacatatccatccatgaaagatAGCAATGCatgatgttggaatatgtgtcctccgacaataatgcgatcacgactgttgatcatgatgatcacatgtttaagtctcattataaagaatacaattgggaagtaatattttatcacaatcgatcaacatatatcggtaatgattaccgactagagtttgacattactgtcgtgcgacggtggtgatcagttgatcccctaggtcatacctatagggcaacactcttaattgatcatttaattaatcgtataacgttacgagttaattaaattacttgaaaattgacggacgattttggaggtaaaatttacgtatcacattgaaatttgattaaatgagatacggtctgagtaattgaattgtatcattactcagatgaaattactgtttaaagaaacaattaaatttgaatgaattattataaatacaaattgttgtgatttataaattggtaaaatattttggtacaagtaattatgaattactaagtcgatttttgtatgtggcgtatttttaataatacgttgatttttaatatgttaaaaatgcacaacaaatttatgcaacatatgacatgtgacatattgacaattgacaaaaataaaatggattccatattaactatatgtaccgaaattaaggggtggtttaagcaaatattgtgtttgtttaaattagtggtaaacataatgattgtttgctttagtagccatgcaaccctagtttaccttgtgaagataaacaagtgcatgtATTGGCTCACTCCACCCCctactccacccggtttttcTAGAGGAAAAatcacttggtttttcctctcctttttaccatatactcaataatgttattgatgtattattcattctttactcatccaaaaattagaattctagagagacaaaaagctctcttcttcttctctcccaaaaccgaaaatattcagtgttttataatatttttgggtcatttttctacaagattaatattgtactagtaactataatattaattttaattaagagaaagccttgggtataaatccttgggagagatcctacacttgggtcttagttcatccaaaagggaaagctcaagaacaagagagaaaggtgatctctcctatgcccattaaaccgaaaatcacaatgtatgaacatttcttctttattttgtttaatagtttgcatgcataagatcattagttaattttatgacaaattaatttataacatatatgaatatgtaagtatatagatcttcttttccttcaatcggtatcaagagccttggttgtttgcatgcaaatcagttaaaagtttttccgagttataaagattaacatataaaatttgtaaaatttgtgttattatgatatatcacgaaattaagtcatgcatgttaaaatttttggtcctaaaatgttttaggatattttggttaaatttacggatttttgttgttcatattatacaataatggcatttaaatgtgattttatgagtaaaaatgtcattttcggtctaaaattagctatacttcgaattttccagtgatttttggatatgttgggatttttggatatgttgtcacatatattattttgagataacctgtaaattttcataattttttggacttgttatgctcgaaaaatggattttttattattaaattcggatttaggtgaaaaataggttaatatgagataaatttcgaatctggtcatagaaatttagtatgttgtcacatgcaattttacaagatgtgtgtaaaataatgggctatagtgaagtctttttgcatgatttatggatttttgaagaaaaatagcataaatagtgacattattagtaaaaaaaaaattaatgaaacataatctatgactaaggaaaaacaaccaatgttgcattttattatctttttcaaatctaaaattgaaaagtgaatgtatataatttttcacatgtttttatgattattttagttaaaaccgataaaccgcaacattgtttttccggaaaaattttcgaaattttttgacctaaggttttgaacattatgagtgtcatggtatttttccagaatgttcatgagtttaaatttcaaatttcaaatttatttgaaattttgtgatttatttgaagtttatagcttatttttgtaatttttagtcctttaatgaacaattttatgaatatgagttaattatggtcaaattattagtgaagactaaattttgagtcttaagaggttagggtaattaacttatgcataaatatgaatttatgtaatttttgtgattgtaaaatgttgaaatcacgcaagtccgtaaaaaccgagtaatatacgatattggctattaaaggcgatttagcataaaattgggcatgttcatacatattataatgctgcattttctttatgattgtcataatttttaatttatgtaattttgaattatgtaatttttacttagtatggccttagattttaattggtatttcccgaaatgtatgggaatatcgattcggttgtaattttattgtgatctcgtatcaccgttttgtaatttaatagatttattttattttagttacaaatgtataataggaaattatgtaatttgctatgtaatttaatttatctcggagttcccaaagacggatttcttcaagatggcgatacataaagacggtgttacctcgagatgcgtgccacaaccgaagttcaagggaccaatggagttggtttccgaatatataatagttaaatagtttttctattttaggaaggccatactaggatttatttattttatgcttgcattttattttatgtcgcatgcatcgctaaatcgccataactaaaacatgcatcctcatttttatcgagtttatcgacagtgtcaattagaattatcgtagttcgccgctttagttcacttaaaacgtgatagataataaattgacatgacctctcgctaaaacaatcaattgagacatagccttaccaaagagtagaaaccatgaaaacctatttcgtgagggagtgaactcggccacaccggggtacaaaccttgttacgtaggggaagtgggtgataaatgtctatccaccgaattcatgttgataagggtttcatcggccacaggGTGCCCAAGttaaatatgggtttggattatggacacatttattcgaaatttggattgaactcaacaaaagtttttcgatgagggttttat
Protein-coding sequences here:
- the LOC141619865 gene encoding uncharacterized protein LOC141619865, coding for MLTEFDLKYVPLKVIKGRVVADFLADNPIEQTEVIDTWSFPDENVVHIENDIWDLYFDGASNYMGYGVGILLISLTGEHVPVSIKLDFNVTNNAAEYEACLLGLRNALDLGVKKLLVHGDSSLVINQVGGSWKIKSQSLAPYQTRIEELEKYFEDIRYVHLPREENQFSDALSKLAALINIPSHVNSMPICVERRSSPAYVNVINDTEEGETEPWYTSILKFKETGKYPPDLDTRGKRALRILSA